AGAATCAGATTTCGAATGGCGATTGGGGAAGGAAAGTGATCCGTCACGAGGCAAGGTCCTAACTGTGCACCCTGATTTACTCAGGGTAGCGCTTCGATGAGTCTGAGGGTGACCACTCTCTGGGATCGCCTTCGGCATAGGCAGGCTGTCTTCCCAGAGGGCGGGGGCGAGTCTAGGCATTGGCCTGAGGTCAACCTACTGGATAGGAGAGAGCTTTGAGATGCCCTGCTCGATGGCGACTAGCCCGTCGCAGCCAGGGGCTTAGGCCAAGAGAGGGTGAGACAATACCTGCAATCCGTGCCTGCAATAGTAATGTCAACCCATGACCGCTGACAGATACCAGACTGCTGCTCCGATCACGATGTCCTTACAGACCTCCGACGGGTGTCGCCTCGATGCGGATGTTTATTATCCGCTGGCAGCAGGTCCCTTCCCGGTCTTGTTGATGCGACAACCCTATGGCCGCGCCATTGCCTCTACGGTGGTCTATGGCCATCCCAGCTGGTACGCCGGCCATGGCTATATCGTGGTGATTCAAGATGTGCGGGGCCGGGGGACATCAACTGGTGACTTCCGCCTCTTTGCCCACGAAGGTCGGGATGGTCTGGAGACGGTAGAGTGGGCGGCTAATTTGCCCCAGAGCAATGGCCGCGTCGGCATGTATGGATTTTCCTACCAGGGCATGACTCAACTCTATGCGGCGGCAGCTCGCCCCCCGGCCTTGAAGGCATTGGCTCCAGCGATGGTTGGCTATGACTTATATCGCGACTGGGCCTATGAAAATGGGGCGTTATTGTTGCAAGTGGGGTTGAGTTGGGCCCTGCAACTAGCGGCTGACACTGCTCGCTTACAGGGCAGGGAAGCTGACTATCAGCGGCTCTATGCGGCGGCCCATGATCTGCCTCTGACTAAGGCTAGGCCCGCCTGTCCCCAAGTGTTGGCGGAGTTGGCTCCAGAGTCATTCTTCCATGAGTGGCTGGCCCATCGCCAACGGGATGATTACTGGCAAGCACTACAGCCGCATCTCAAGGATGTTGATCTCCCCATGCTCCACGTGGGGGGATGGTTTGATCCCTATCTGCGGGGAAATCTGCGGCTATACCGAGAGATGGTGGCCCGCAGTGGCCATCTCCAGCACCTCTGGATTGGTCCCTGGGGCCATATCCCTTGGAGCCGTCGGGTCGGGGCCCTCGACTTGGGCCCGGCGGCGGAGAGTCCCATCGACCGGCTGCAGTTGCGTTGGTTCGATCACTGGCTGAAGGGAGAGGATAGTGGGCTGCTGCAGGACTCACCGGTGAACCTATTTGAAATGGGGAGTAATCGCTGGCGAGGCTGCCAAGGTTGGCCTCTGGCCCGGGAGCGGCAGTACCGTTGGGTTAGTACGGGGCTAGCCAGTGTGCGGCAAGACGATGGCCAGTTGCGATGGTCAAAGACCGGCCCTGCAGGGCCATCGCACGTTCCTGACCATGGGGAAGTCCCCCCACTAGCAGAAGACATTTTGGTCCATGATCCTTGGCGACCGGTTCCGTCTCTGGGCGGCCATGCCAGCGTCCCCGCCGGTCCCTTCGATCGAGCCGTCATTGACTGCCGCAGTGATGTGTTAACTTACACCACCGAGCCCCTGCTAGAGGCGATGCAGCTGCTGGGCCAGGGCAGGCTCAAGGTCACCTGTGCCGCCGATGCCCCCAGCTTTGACCTCTGTGCCGTGGTCTCTCAAGTCTATCCCGATAGTCGAGTGATGCATCTAACCCAGGGCTATGGCCGTTTCGAGACATCTCAGCGGCAGGTTAGGGAGTTGCCGTTACACCCCGTCTCTGTGTCTATCCCAGCCGGTCATGCCCTGCGGCTGAGTCTCAGTGCCGCCTGTTTCCCAGCCTACGCGGTGAATCCTGGCACGGGGACGGCACCAGGACAGGCTCGGCCGCTGGAAGCCCGAGTGATTACGGTCACCGTCTGGGGAGGAGAGGCGTCTGCACTATGCCTGCCAATCGGCGGTGAAGCTTAAAGTACCCCTTTGGAACTGGGAATTTGATCGGCGCGGCGGGGATCGACTTCAGCGGCCATGCGCAGGGAGCGGGCGAAGGCCTTGAAGGTGGCCTCAATGATGTGGTGAGAATTGAGGCCATCCAGTTGGCGAATGTGCAGGGTCATCTGGCTGTGGTTAACCACGGCCACGAAAAACTCTCGCACCAGCTGCGTATCGTAGCTGCCGACTCGCTGGGTGGGAATGTCCAGACCATAGCTGAGATGAGGCCGGCCAGAGAAATCCAGCGCCACCTGAATCAGGGCTTCGTCCAGGGGGGCGAGAAAGTGGCCGAAGCGGACAATGCCCTTGCGATCGCCTAGGGCCTGTTTAAAAGCCATGCCCAGGGTAATGCCGACATCTTCATTGGTGTGGTGATCGTCAATGTCTAAATCGCCGCTGGCCCGTACTTCCAGGTCGAATAGGCCGTGGGAGGCCAGCTGATGCAGCATGTGGTCTAGAAAGGGGATGCCGGTGGCGGCCACACACTGGCCGCTGCCATCGATGGTAAGGCTGATGGTCACGTCGGTTTCACCGGTTTGGCGGTGGACCGTAGCCCTGCGGGTTAGCGGCTGGGAGGAGGGGGGCGTGGGGACTGCTACGTCGTTGCGGCGATCGAATGTCTGCATAGGACCAGAAACAGAGCCAAAGTCCTATCCTAGCGTCTTAAGCCGCCATGGCCGCGAGCACCGATCGAATCAACGGCTCACTGACAGCGTCGGTGGTGTCTGCCTGGCCGATGCC
This portion of the Halomicronema hongdechloris C2206 genome encodes:
- a CDS encoding CocE/NonD family hydrolase; the encoded protein is MSLQTSDGCRLDADVYYPLAAGPFPVLLMRQPYGRAIASTVVYGHPSWYAGHGYIVVIQDVRGRGTSTGDFRLFAHEGRDGLETVEWAANLPQSNGRVGMYGFSYQGMTQLYAAAARPPALKALAPAMVGYDLYRDWAYENGALLLQVGLSWALQLAADTARLQGREADYQRLYAAAHDLPLTKARPACPQVLAELAPESFFHEWLAHRQRDDYWQALQPHLKDVDLPMLHVGGWFDPYLRGNLRLYREMVARSGHLQHLWIGPWGHIPWSRRVGALDLGPAAESPIDRLQLRWFDHWLKGEDSGLLQDSPVNLFEMGSNRWRGCQGWPLARERQYRWVSTGLASVRQDDGQLRWSKTGPAGPSHVPDHGEVPPLAEDILVHDPWRPVPSLGGHASVPAGPFDRAVIDCRSDVLTYTTEPLLEAMQLLGQGRLKVTCAADAPSFDLCAVVSQVYPDSRVMHLTQGYGRFETSQRQVRELPLHPVSVSIPAGHALRLSLSAACFPAYAVNPGTGTAPGQARPLEARVITVTVWGGEASALCLPIGGEA
- the hisB gene encoding imidazoleglycerol-phosphate dehydratase HisB; translated protein: MQTFDRRNDVAVPTPPSSQPLTRRATVHRQTGETDVTISLTIDGSGQCVAATGIPFLDHMLHQLASHGLFDLEVRASGDLDIDDHHTNEDVGITLGMAFKQALGDRKGIVRFGHFLAPLDEALIQVALDFSGRPHLSYGLDIPTQRVGSYDTQLVREFFVAVVNHSQMTLHIRQLDGLNSHHIIEATFKAFARSLRMAAEVDPRRADQIPSSKGVL